The window TTGAAAATTTACATGCTTTTATAAACAAAGACTATCACAAAATCGTTCAACTACATATAGAATCTGGATGGATTCCCATTGAAACTTCTCAAGAAGAATTTGAAAATTCTATTAGAATCATATTTGAACCCATTTTAAAAAAAACCATAAAAGATATTAAAATTTCAGAAATTATATTATATATTTTACAAATAGCTAATACATTTAAAATAAAAATACTACCACAGTTAATTCTATTACAAAAAACTCTATTTTCAATGGAAGGATTAATAAGAAAATTATATCCAGAACTAAACTTTTTAGACGCACTAAAACCATTATTAGAAAAATGGATTAAAGAACAAATAGGAATCAAATCATTCATAAAAAAAATAAAGAAAAAAATTATCCTTTTAAACAAAAAAACTATATATATTCCAGATTTAATATATGATACTTTGCAATTAATTAAAGAAAAAGAAATAAAAAATAATAAAAAAAAAACTAATCAAAAAAATATTTCATATATAAAAAACTTTCTATTTAAAAAAATAAAAATAACACACATTTTACTTATTATAATAATTATATTTTATTTAAAATAAAATTTATAAAAATAATCAATAAAATAATATTAATTTAATTAAATTAATATTTAATATTCCATTAATATAGAATAAAATTTTTAAATATTAAAATTGCAAAAAAATAATATTTTTTAATTTAAATTTTATTAACACAAAAATTTATAAAACTATTTCAAACAATATTTTCAATCTTATATAATCTATCTTTTCAAAAATATAAGCTTACTATTAGATTACATCTATAATAAATATTCTTAATGAATTCTTAACAAAAACTTTAAAAATATTAAAAATAATTATTATAATTATATATAATAAAAATTATATATCTTATTTCAATAAGATATTAAGAAAAACAAATAAAATTGATACTTTCAAATATATTTTACTTCAAACAAAAACAATGAAACCTTTAATACTAATAGATGGATCATCTTATTTTTTTCGTGCATTTCATGCTATACCATTACTAAAAACTTCTACAAATTTTCCAACTAACGCTATATATGGAGTAATAAAAATGGTTAATCAAATATTAAAAACTTTCTCTCCAAAAAAAATGGCTATTATATTTGATTGCAAAGAAAAAACTTTCAGACATAAACTTTACCCTCAATATAAAAAAAATAGACCTAAAACTCCAAACAAGTTAATCTGTCAATTCACACCATTAATAAAAATATTAAATGCTATGGGTATTAATACTTTATTTATCAAAGGAATAGAAGCAGATGATATAATAGGAACAATTGCAAATCAATATGAAAAAAATAACATTCCAGTACTCATCTCAACAACAGACAAAGATATGTTACAACTAGTTAGCAAAACAATCTTTATCATTAACACAAAAAACAATGAAATCATTGATGAAAACAAAATCTTAAAAAAATTTAATATTAAACCAAATCAATTCATTGACTATCTATCCTTAATCGGAGATAAATCAGATAATATACCTGGAATATTTCGATGTGGACCAAAAACAGCTGTACAATGGATCAAAACTTATAATACGTTAGAAAATATAATTAAAAATTCTAATTCTATTAAAGGAAAAATCGGAGACTACTTGAAAAAATCTATAAAATATCTTCCTATATACAAAAAATTAATTACTATACAAAAAAATATTAATTTGTCACATAACATTAAAAACTTTAATATAAAAAAACCAAATAAAACATTATTAAATCAATTAAGTAAAAAAATGGAATTTAAAATAAATATATAAAACTTAATCTTTCACTAAATATAAAATTTATGTACGAAATAAAACAAGACAACAAAAAAAAATACCTAATAATCCCTATTAATCATCATAAATTTATGAAAAACTTTATTGATCATTCAAATTCTTCTGAAGAACTCTTAATTAAAATTAAAAATCATCAAGACCTATACAATATAAATAAAAAAAATATAACAATCATAATCATGATACAAAATAACATTTACTATATACCAATAAATATAAATAAAAATTACAAAAAAATACAATTTAACCAATATAAAATATTAGATACATTAAAAATAATATTAGAAAATCCAAAAATAAATAAAATTGGATTTACTATGAAAAATGAATACAAAATTTTAAAACAATTCAATATTAATTTAAATGGAAACCTTTTTGATATAACAATTGAATCTTTCATAATAAATAATTCTATCAATTCCAATAACTTAAAAGATCTTTCAAACAGATACTTAAAACATGATGTGTTAAAAAACGAATACAAAATTAAATATATTTCAAAACCTACTTTTAATATCGAATATGATTTAATAAAACAAACTATTATTATCGGTACGATTCATAAAAAATTATTTAAAATGTTAAATATTAAAGAAAAAAAAATATTACTAAACATTGAAATTCCAATAATAAAAATACTTTCATCAATAGAAAATAAAGGAATCTTAATAAATAAAAAAATATTATTAAATCATAAAAATCTTCTAGAAAAACGTATATCTATACTTAAAAAAAAAATTTTTTCTTTGACAAAGAAAACATTCAATTTAAATTCCACTAAACAATTACAAGAAATTTTGTTCAAAAATTTAAAAATCCCCATCCTAGCAAAAACATCAAAAGGCAAACCATCTACTGCGGAATCTGTACTAAAAAAAATGTCTCATAAATATAAAATATTAAATTTAATACTAGAATATAGAACCTTATATAATACTATTACAACTCATATACAATCATTGCTACGATATATACATCCAATCAAAAAAAAAATTTACACTAATTATAATCAAACAATAACTATTACTGGAAGATTATCCTCAAATAAACCAAATTTACAAAATATTCCAATTAAAAAAGAACAAGCTAAAATAATTAGACAAGCATTTATCGCTCATAAAAAATTTACCCTTATATCCGCAGATTACTCACAAATAGAATTACGTATTGCTGCCTTTTTATCTAAAGAAAAAGAACTTATTCAAAACTTTGATAAAGGAATAGATATTCATACATTGACAGCTAGTGAAATATTCTCTACTAACATAAAAGAAATTACGTATAATCAACGTCAATATGCAAAAAAAATTAATTTTGGATTACTTTATGGAATATCAGCATTTGGTTTATCAAAACAATTGAACATAGATCAAAAAAAAGCACAACAATATATTACATCCTATTTTAAAAAATATCCTAAAATAAAAAAATATTTAAAATATACACAAAAAAAAGCTATAAAACAAAAATATGTAAAAACACTATTTGGAAGACGTATATACTTAATAAGTAATAAAAAAAAATCTATTAAAAAAACATCTTTAGAACGAACAGCAATTAATGCTCCTATACAAGGAACAGCATCAGATATTATGAAAAAAGCAATGATCTTGACTTATAATTGGTGTAAATCACAAAATTTTCCCATATGGATAATTATGCAAATACACGACGAATTGATTTTCGAAGTTAGTGATTCTCATTTAATAGAAGCGACTCACAAAATAAAATTAATTATGGAAAATGTTGCTAATACAAATATACCATTAAAAATAACAATTAGCACAGGAAAAAATCTAAAAGAACTTAAACCATTATTTATTTAATAATAAATAAAAATATTTCTTATAATAAAAAAAATACTTTACAATACATAAGATACTATTAATTATATTTAATATTTTACATAAAACAAAACTATATTAGTTAAATTCAACTATACCATGAAATGGATCGCACAAGCACCATCTAACATTGCACTAATCAAATATATAGGAAAAAAAAATAAAATTAATAATTTACCTATAAATTCATCATTATCTTATACTTTAAACCGTTTTAAAAGTACAGTTTTGTTAGAATATAATAAAAAAATAAAACAAGATCTATGGAAACCACTATTAACAACAAATACTAACCATACAAAAAATACTTTTTCACTATCTATATCAGAGCAAAAACGTTTTTTAAAACATTTATCTAGAATAAAAACATATTTTAACTATAAAGGATCATTTATTGTTCAATCAAATAATAATTTTCCAATAAGCGCTGGTATATCAAGCTCTGCATCAAGTTTTGCAGCATTAACTAAATGCGCAATATTAGCAATAAGTACAATTAAACAATGTTCTATTCCATCAATTATAAAACAAGCTGACATAAGTAGAATAGCATCTGGATCATCTTGTAGATCATTTTTTTCTCCATGGGCATTATGGAAAAAAAATAATTCTATATTATCACCAAAAATAAATTATACCAACTTAAAACATCAAATTATCCTTATTGATAAAAAAAAAAAATGTATATCATCAACTCAAGCACATCATCTAATAGAAACTAGCACCTATTTTAAATCACGACATAAACGAGCAGATAATAATTTAAAAAAAATATTTAAAGCCATTAAATATAAAAATTGGAAAAATATTTATAAAATATGTTGGAAAGAATTCTTTGATTTACATACATTATTTATAACTAGTAAACCATCTTTTACTTATATAAATCAAAAAACAAAAAATGCACTTTTAATGCTAAAGGAATTATGGAAAAAAAAAAAAGATGGACCTATCGTAACAATGGATGCAGGACCAAATATACATCTATTATACAGAACTGACCAAAAAAAATTAGCTTTAAACTTTAAAAATTATTGTATAAAACAAAATTATGATATCTTATAATAATATTGAAATTATTGCTCATGGAAAATGGATATTGACTGGAGAACATTCAGTATTAAGAGGATATGGAGCTATAGTTTATCCTATAAAAAATAAAATACTTCATCTAAAGTATAAAAACACTAATTCCAATATATTACATATATCCTATAATAATAACAATATAAAAACAAATATATCTACAATTTTTCAAAAAACGCTTAAATATGGATTAAAACTAATAGAAAAAAAATTAAGTAACTTTTATGGGTGTATAAATATATACAATAATATTCCAATAGGAATGGGAATGGGTTCATCTGCTGCTATCTCATTTGTAATAGCAAAATTACTTATTAAAATATATGATTTACAATCAGAACTAATTTATCCCTTTGCAAAAAAAATAGAAATGCGTTTTCATAAAAAAAGTAGTGGAATTGATATTATTGGAGTTTCATCAAAAATAGGCACTTATTTTGAAAATGGAAAAAATAAAATAATCAATCAAACTTGGAAACCAAAATGGTTTTTATCTTCCTGTGGAAAAACAAGTAAAACTTCTTTTTGCATTAATAAAGTCAATAACTTATGGAAAAAAAATAAAAAAAAAGCTAAAAGAATTGATATAAAAATGAAAAATAGTGTAACAAAAGCCATTTTTTCTTTAGAAAAAAAAGATCCAAAAAACTCTATTTATTATTTAGCACAATCTATACAACAAGCACACAACTGTTTTAAAGAATGGGGTCTAATTAATACACATCTCAAAAAACACATAAATTTATTACTTAATCTCGGAGCAATTACAGCAAAACCTACAGGATCAGGACTTGGTGGGTATGTAATTAGTCTATGGAAACAATATCCACCAAAAACATCAATTAAATTAATCTCTGTATGAAATACATATTTTTTTATAAAAAAATAGTGGTTAAAATAAATAACTATTATTAAAATAATAACGCTATATATAAATACGTTTTTATTTTCTATTAATTTTTTCTTTATCTATTTAAAATATTCTATTTTATACCAGTACTTCCAAATCCATTGTCAAATCTTTTGCTTTCCTGAAAAGAACTTACAAGATTAAATCTTACTTTCTCAATTGATATAAATACTAACTGAGCAACTCTCTCTCCAGGGTTAATAAAATAATTATTTCTACTTCTGTTCCAACAAGAAATTTTTATTTCTCCTTGATAATCCGAATCAATTAACCCAATTAAATTTCCCAAAACTATACCATTATTATGACCCAAACCAGATCTGGGTAAAATAATTCCCGCAATATTTCTGTACTTAATGTATATAGCAATTCCTGTTTCTAACAAAACAGTACTATTAGGATATACACAAACAGGACTATCAATACATACTCTTAAATCTAACCCAGAAGAACCTAAAGTAGCATATTTAGGAATTAAACATACATCATCAATATATGTTTTTTTTTTAATTATTTTAATTTCAATCACCTTATCATTCATATAATATTATCATATTAATTACTATTTCCATTACCCAATAGTATAACATATAAAAATATATTCTCTCTATCAAACTTTACAAAATAAAATCTTCTATTTAAAATAAAATTTCCTAATAAATATTTTAGAACAAACAAATCTCTATAAAATAAAATTTTAGATTTTTATCTAAATTTTTATAAATAAATAATGAAGATATAAAATTATCTATAGATAGATAGATATCATAAATTCTTATTTATTATAAGAATCATTTACTATGATATAGTAAAATTATATATGAAATAAATGAATTTTTTATATAAAAAAAAAATACTTTTTAAATTAATGAAAAAATCTGCTATTGTAATAGCTCCAAATTTCATAATCAAAGAAGAATTATTGTTAGAATATTTCTATAAAAAAGCAAAACAAAAAATAGCTATAAAAAAACCTAATTGTTTTTCATATTCCGAATTTTTAAGATATGTTTTTAAAAGTATTATAAATCAATATCCTCAATATAAACATCCTCACATATTAGAAAATTTTCAAATACGTTTCCTATGGAGACAAATTCTATCTAAAAAAAAAATTAATGAAAATACACTTCTATCTATAGAAAAAGGATGGAAACAATGTAATATATGGAATATAAATTATAAACATCCCAATTTTTTATTAACAAAAAAAACGAAAGAATTTCATTCTTGGATTTCCCAATTAAAAAAAAAATTATTTAAATTAAATTCTATAAGCGAAACAGAAATAGCTAACTATATATTAAACTGGAAATATAAATTAAATTCAAAAATTATAATTTGGTTATACTTTGATTATTACACATGTCAACAAAAAAAATTACAAAAATCAATGATTGAACAGCAATATATAATAAAATATTTTGATATTGTTACTAACAATGATTCTTTTTCTAAAATATCAAAATCACACATTTTTTTATGCAAAAACTTAAATGAAAAAGAAGAAAATCAAAAAATTCTTCAATGGGTAAAAAAACAATCACAACAAAATAACAATATTGCAATAATAATTCCTGAATTAAAAAAACAATCAAAAAATATTAAACGAAATTTACAACAAAATTTTATCAAAAAATTTAAAATTTTTTCAGAAAACTTGTTAGAAAATTATCCTATAATTTCTCATGCACTAACATGGATCAATATTGATAAAAAAAAAATAACCAACGAAGAATATTATTTACTATTACAATCTCCTTATTTAATAGCATCAAAAAGTGAAATGCTATCTAGAATAGAATTAATGAAAAATAATTTTTTCTTTGAAGAAAAAAAAAATAATTACGATATTTTTTGTAAAAAAATCTCTAAAAAATCACCAAAACTTAGCCATGCACTAAAAAAAATTACAACATATCCACAAAAAACATCTCCAAAACAATGGATATTAATTTTTAAAAAACGTCTTAAAAACTTAGGATTTCCAGGAGAATACCCTCTTAATAAAATTAACTATAAATGTTATCAATATTTACTTTTAATATTAGACAAATTAAGATATTACACATTGCTTACTTCAAGTATGAATAAACATCAAGCAATTACAGCATTAAAAGATCTAATAGAATTCAATTCTTTATTATTAAATAAAGACACTAATAATATTAAAATATTAAATCCACTCAAAACATCAGGAACCTTTATGAAAGAAATATGGATTAAAAATATGAATACACAATATAATTACAAAATTTTTAATTTATCTTCGTTTATACCGAATAATTTAAAAAAAAAAATAATATTTTACAATTACAAAAATTCCTTAAAAATAATAAAAAAAAATATAATACGATTACAAAAAAATAAATCAAATATTGTGATTAGCTATTCTAAATATAATAATAATGGACAATTGCAAATTGCAAATTCAATTATTCAAAACCTAAAAAATATCTATCCAATATCTTTAAGTATAAATAAACAAAAAAATAATAAATTAATAAATTTTTTTGAAGATTACCAAATATCATTTAAAAAAAATAATATATTAAAAAACGGAATTAATGTATTGAAAAATTTTGTTGAATGCCCATTTAAAGCATTATCTCTCTATCATTTAAATATAAAAAAACAATTTTATCAATCCTCAGAAGAAATAATTAATAAAGAAAAAGGAATTTTTCTTCATAAAACAATGGAAATATTATGGAAACATTTAAAAAACCAATATAATTTATTAAAATTCAATAAAAAAACAATAAAATACTTAATAAATTTATCTATTAAGAATAGTATAAATTTATTACAAAAAAAATTTTTGTTTCTATCAAATCCACTAACGAAAAAAAATGAAATAACACGATTAAAACAAATAATAAATTTATCTTTAAAATGGGAAAAAAAAAGAGAACCTTTTATAATAAAACACTTAGAAAACAAACATCTTATTCACATCAACAACATTAACTTCCACATAAGAACTGATAGAATTGACGAAGATAAAAATAAAAAATTATGGATCATTGATTATAAAAGTAATCTACCAAAAAACTTCCTACAAAAAAATACAAACAACATAATAAATAACTTACAATTATCGTTATTTACTTTATTAAAAAATAATATTAATATTATAATGTTTCAAAAATTAAAAACTAATTTTTTTTCATACAAAGGAATTAGTTTTAATGAAAATTTACCAAATTATTGTAATAATTTAATTATAAAAAATAATCTACATCATTATCAAAAAAAATGCTATAACCAAATTGTTGATATTTTAAATAATTTTAATAAAGGACACTATCCACCAAATCCTTATACACCATCTATTTGCAATAAATGTAAGTATAAAATTCTTTGTAGAAAAAATATATAACACAGTCCATACCTATCTCATATAAAACTTAACTATATATAAAAACATGAATTTTAATCAAGAATAATATTCTAAATACATTATTATTAATAATGTAAAAATAAAATTTATTGTACAATAAAATTAAATATTAATTTATGAGTAATTATTTGTATACTTATCAAATAAAATATTTCTTTTTTTTAAAATTAACTAAAATATAATAATAATGAAAAAAAGAGTTGTTGTAACAGGAATGGAAATAATTTCCTCTATTGGAATTGGAATCGAATCATTTTGGAAATCTGCAATAAAAGGAAAAAGTGGAATAAATCGCATTAAAAATTATGATCCAACTCCATATCCAACTCAAATTGCTGGAGAAATACAAGATTTACCTACAATAAATATTCCAAAATTCAAAAATAAAAAATATTACCCAAAAGTAACTAAATATGCTATTTACTGCACACAACAAGCTATTAAAACATCTAATCTAACTACAAAAGAACTTAATCACGCAGGAATATTCATCGGAACAAGCCTAGGAGGAATTCCTGAACTTGAATCTGCATATCAAACATTTTATAAAATAAATTGGAAAAAAATACCAGCATTAAGCATATTAAAGGGAATGCCTAACTCTATAGCAAATCATATAGCTATTTTATTCAATATCAAAGGAATCAACTCTACAACATCTAATGCCTGTATTTCTTCTGCAGAAGCTATAAAAAATGCTTATGAACAAATACTGCATGGAAATTTAAATATTGCTATATGCGGAGGATCTGAATCATTACTATGGGAAACGATAATGGCATCATGGTGTAAACTCCGAATTATGTCTACTCAAAATACAAATCCAAAAAAAGCATGCAAACCATTTGATATTAATCGAGACGGAATGGTAATCGCAGAAGGAGCAGGAATACTAATACTAGAAGAACTTAATCATGCAAAAACAAGAGGAGCAAAAATAATAGCTGAGATCATTGGAATAGGAAGTTCATGTGATGCTTACCATATAACAATACCAAATTCTAAAGGACAAGAAAAAGCAATATCTAAAGCAATAAAAAATGCAAAAATCAATATATCTGATATACAATACATTCATGCACATGGAACAGGAACTAAACTAAATGATATTATAGAAACACAAACAATAAAAAATATTTTTGGAAACAAAGCTTACGAAATACCAATCACTGCACAAAAATCAATGATTGGACATACAATTGGTGCATCAGGAGTAATGCAGATTATTGCAATCATTTTAAGTTTAAAAAATAATATTCTACTTCCTACAATAAATTTGAATAACCCAGATCCAAAATGCGATCTAGATTACATACCTAATATAATAAGAAAAAAAAATATTCATATAGCATTATCTAATCACTTTGCTTTCGGAGGATCAAATATCGCAATTATATTAAAAAAATATTGTAATTAATTAATAAGCAAAAATAACAAGAATATTTTGACTAAACTAATAAATTTATTATAATGTATAACGTACCTTATTTATATAAAATAAAATTACTATTTATAATAAAATTATATTTTTTAAATAGGAATAATTATGCTTATTATACGTCTAAAAAAAATTGGAACTAAAAAAAAATCATTCTATAAAATAATAGTAATAGAAAATAAAAATAAACAAAATGGAAAATATATAGAAAAAATAGGTTTTTTTAATTCACTAATTAATAATTATGACAAAAGACTGTATTTAAATATAGATCGTTTAAATTATTGGAAAAATATTGGAGCAAAACTATCTAAACGAGTAAATTCTTTACTTAAAGAAAAACATAAAGCAGATAATAATTTATAATACACTACACATATTTTTTTAAATATTAAAATAATATTTTTTACCTTAATAAGAATAAAAACAACAATAACAAAAAAAATATTTCTTAATAAAAAACTAATTAAATTTTATTCCAATGTTACATTTAAGTGTCATCACTATTATTCCAGAAATCTTTAATTCTTTAAATTATGGAATTATAGGTCAATCCATTAAAAAAAAATTAATAAAAATTAATTTTTGGAATCCAAGAGATTATACAAAAAACTCAAAACGAAGAATAGATGACAGACCATACGGAGGAGGTCCAGGAATGGTGATTATGTATGAACCAATTTATCAAGCAATAACACAAGCAAAAAAAAATATGCCAGCACCATATAAAAGTATATATTTAACTTCTCATGGAAAAAAAATAACACAATCCTATTTATTAAAAAATATAATTAACAATAATCAATCATTAATATTTATATCTGGAAGATATAAAGGTATTGATGAACGAATCATAATAAAACATGTTAATGAAGAATGGTCTATAGGAGACTTTATTATAAGTGGTGGTGAATTTGCAGCAATGGTCTTCATAGATGCTATTGTACGACTTATTCCTGGAACTTTAAATAATAAAGATTCCATAACCCAAGATTCTTTTTCTAATGGATTATTAGATTATCCACATTATACAAGACCTATGAAAATAGATAATCTTAATGTTCCGTCAGTACTATTAAGTGGAAATCATCTAAAAATAAAAAAATGGAGAAAAGAAAAAAGTCTAAAAAACACTTTTTTAAAACGTCCAGATTTATTAGAACATAAATTAAAATAAAATATAAATTTTCTTAAATTATCAAACTTAAAATAATATAAATTATTAATTTATATTAAATTATATAGGAGATATATAAAAAATGAATGATATTCTTAATCAAATTAACTATAATTCAATAAAAAATAAAAAAATCCCGAAATTTAATCCTGGAGATACAATAATAGTACAAATCGTAATTAATGAAAACGATAACAGAAAAAGATTACAAAATTTTGAAGGAGTAGTTATTGCAAAAAAAAATAGAGGATTAAATTCTTCTTTTACCATAAGAAAAATTTCTCATAACATAGGAGTAGAAAAAGTTTTACTAACATATAGTCCAATTATAAAAAATATTTCAATAAAAAAACAAGGATTAGTAAAACGTGCAAAACTATATTATCTTCGATCTCTAAAAGGAAAATTAGCTAAAATCAGAGAAAAATTACCAAAAATTCATAAAAAATTATGACTTTGTAAGTAAAACTTTTTTACTTTATAAAAATATTTTTTACATTTTTATTCTGTGAACCATAAATAATAAATTCTTAAAATTACTTATATTTAAAATATAAAATATTCTTTTATTAAATTACACTATTTAATTCTAATAAATTTATCTGATTTATTGAAATTCATTATACTCATTCCAATTTTCAACATAGATAATTTTTTAACATCAAAACAATAATTCAATAAATTAACTACATCTTCATTTTTCATGTATTCATTTTTATTAATTTTATAAAAATTAATTACACCTATATTCAAATCTAAACTCTCAATAAATCTTATATCATTTAATAAATCTTGTGTAAAATGTCGAAAACAATGATCTAAAATAGTATCAACCAAAATAATTACACGATATGGTTGCACTTCAACTAATCCTCTCATAGAATCTAATATATATTCTTTTATATTCCCATTTGAAAAAAACAACTTAACTGTACTCCTATTTTTAAGAATAGCCAATAAAGGATGATGACCCGGCATTATTCCTATATCTCCAAGAACACTTTTAATGACAACCATTTTAACTATTCCAGAAAAAATTTCTTTTTCAGTACTTATCAAACTAAACTTAATATCTTTTTTCATAAAAATTATGATATATTATTGATCACTATTCTTTTTAACTGCTTCATCTACACTGCCTATCATATAAAAATTTTTTTCATGAATATGATCATATTTTCCAGAAAGTATATCATTAAAACCTTTGATAGTTTCCATTAAAGAAACATACTTACCTGATATACCAGTAAATAATTCAGAAACATAAAATGGCTGAGAAAGAAATTTCTGTATTTTTCTAGCTCTATAAACTAAACATTTATCCTCTTCCGAAAGCTCATCTATACCTAAAATAGCAATAATATCTCTTAATTCTTTATAGCGTTGTAACACATTTTTTACTCGACTAGCTACATCATAATGTATATCACCAATTATCAATGAATCCAACTGTCTTGAATTTGAATTCAATGGATCAATTGCTGGATATATGCCAAGTTCAGCTATTTGCCTAGATAACACAACAGTAGCATCTAAATGAGAAAAAGTAGTAGCTGGAGAAGGATCAGTTAAATCATCTGCTGGTATATAAATAGCTTGAACAGAAGTTATAGAACCTTTATGAGTAGAAACAATTCTCTCTTGCAATAATCCCATTTCTTCTGCTAAAGTAGGCTGATATCCAACTGCAGAAGGCATACGACCTAACAATGCAGAAACCTCAACACCAGCTAACGTATAACGATATATATTATCTATAAATAATAAAACATCATTTCCATCATTACGAAATTTTTCTGCTAAAGTTAAACCAGTTAGCGCAACTCGTAATCTATTTCCAGGAGGTTCATTCATTTGACCATACA is drawn from Candidatus Legionella polyplacis and contains these coding sequences:
- the atpD gene encoding F0F1 ATP synthase subunit beta: MKEVDMIFGKIVAVIGSIVDIRFSKGYVPKIYEALKLDNGHLIFEVQQQLGNGVVRTIPMGKTDGLKRGMSVYSIGKSIYVPVGNKTLGRIINVLGVPIDGLGDIDAEMKYPIHKSPPSYIDQIGNYEILETGIKSIDLLCPFPKGGKIGLFGGAGVGKTVTMMEFIRNIAIKHDGYSVFTGVGERIREGSDFYNEMKLSGVLDKVSLVYGQMNEPPGNRLRVALTGLTLAEKFRNDGNDVLLFIDNIYRYTLAGVEVSALLGRMPSAVGYQPTLAEEMGLLQERIVSTHKGSITSVQAIYIPADDLTDPSPATTFSHLDATVVLSRQIAELGIYPAIDPLNSNSRQLDSLIIGDIHYDVASRVKNVLQRYKELRDIIAILGIDELSEEDKCLVYRARKIQKFLSQPFYVSELFTGISGKYVSLMETIKGFNDILSGKYDHIHEKNFYMIGSVDEAVKKNSDQ